A region of Streptomyces halobius DNA encodes the following proteins:
- a CDS encoding Orn/Lys/Arg family decarboxylase yields the protein MTHGTVLFAVREFPESGGIGAEQLRRVHKELENCGFEVRWASTRDDAQAVLRTEAGLAAAVVDWDLPEAGKTSGEPGGADVLRQAGRRFQNLPVFLVTAGEDLEHLPLWVAETVVGYIWPLEDTAPFIAGRIAGAARAYQQDLLPPFFTALRRFDHAHEYSWHTPAHSGGVAFLKSPVGRAFHDYFGERLLRSDLSISVEELGSLFEHTGPVGAAERNAARVFGADRTYFVLHGDSTCDRMVGHFSVTQDEIALVDRNCHKSVLHGLVLSGARPVYLIPTRNGYGLAGPLPPAEIRADSVASRIARNPLAQGAVSPEAQYAVLTNSTYDGLCYDALQVARAIAPSTPRLHFDEAWFAYARFHPLYAGRYGMAVGPDTFPGPERPTVFSTQSTHKLLAALSQSAMVHVKPAPRAPVEHDRFNEAFMMHGTTSPLYPMIASLDVATAMMDGPQGRWLIDEAVTEAIRFRQTVVRVGRRMAAAGDRPGWFFGVWQPGTVTDPDTGERLPFADAPAELLRSEPACWQLEPDADWHGFTGLTEGYCLLDPVKVTLTCPGIDATGQMADWGIPARVLTAYLATRNIVVEKTDSYTTLILFSMGITKGKWGTLMDALMDFKALYDEDAPLERVLPELVAEYHQRYTGRTLRELCQEMHDHLREAHLVELLDTAFQDLPEPVTPPQTCYQRLIRGGTERVRLADAADRVAAAMVTVTPPGIPVLMPGENTGTPDGPLLRYLTALESFDRGFPGFRSETHGVTLDPDTGDYLIECVRRIPAQQAGRAADEHQETRTPSPSDAGLSAG from the coding sequence ATGACACACGGGACGGTTCTGTTCGCGGTACGTGAGTTCCCAGAGAGCGGAGGTATCGGAGCCGAGCAACTGCGCCGGGTCCACAAGGAGTTGGAGAACTGCGGTTTCGAAGTGCGCTGGGCGTCCACGCGCGACGACGCCCAGGCGGTACTGCGTACCGAGGCGGGCCTGGCCGCCGCCGTGGTGGACTGGGATCTTCCGGAGGCCGGCAAGACCAGCGGCGAACCGGGCGGTGCCGATGTACTGCGCCAGGCCGGCCGCCGCTTCCAGAATCTCCCGGTCTTCCTGGTCACGGCCGGCGAAGACCTGGAGCACCTGCCGCTGTGGGTGGCCGAGACCGTGGTCGGGTACATCTGGCCGCTGGAGGACACCGCGCCCTTCATCGCCGGACGGATCGCCGGCGCCGCCCGCGCCTACCAGCAGGACCTGCTGCCGCCGTTCTTCACGGCGCTGCGCCGCTTCGACCATGCGCACGAGTACTCCTGGCACACACCCGCCCACTCCGGCGGTGTCGCCTTCCTCAAATCCCCGGTCGGCCGGGCCTTCCACGACTACTTCGGGGAACGGCTGCTGCGCAGCGACCTGTCGATCTCGGTCGAGGAGCTCGGTTCCCTGTTCGAGCACACCGGCCCGGTCGGCGCGGCGGAGCGCAACGCCGCCCGCGTCTTCGGGGCCGACCGCACCTACTTCGTACTCCACGGCGACTCGACCTGCGACCGGATGGTCGGGCACTTCAGCGTCACCCAGGACGAGATCGCGCTGGTGGACCGAAACTGCCACAAGTCGGTCCTGCACGGCCTGGTCCTCTCCGGAGCCCGGCCGGTCTATCTGATTCCCACCCGCAACGGCTACGGACTGGCAGGCCCCCTGCCGCCCGCCGAGATCCGGGCGGATTCGGTCGCTTCCCGGATCGCGCGCAACCCGCTCGCCCAGGGGGCGGTCTCGCCCGAGGCCCAGTACGCGGTGCTCACCAACTCCACGTACGACGGCCTGTGTTACGACGCCCTCCAGGTCGCCCGGGCCATCGCCCCCAGCACGCCCCGGCTCCACTTCGACGAGGCGTGGTTCGCCTACGCCCGCTTTCATCCTCTCTACGCCGGGCGCTACGGGATGGCGGTGGGCCCCGACACCTTCCCCGGCCCCGAACGCCCCACCGTTTTCTCCACCCAGTCCACCCACAAGCTGTTGGCGGCGCTGTCGCAGAGCGCCATGGTGCACGTCAAGCCCGCGCCCCGGGCGCCTGTTGAGCACGACCGGTTCAACGAGGCGTTCATGATGCACGGAACCACCTCGCCGCTCTACCCGATGATCGCCTCCCTGGACGTGGCCACCGCCATGATGGACGGGCCGCAAGGCCGCTGGCTCATCGACGAGGCGGTGACCGAGGCCATCCGCTTCCGCCAGACGGTGGTACGTGTCGGACGACGCATGGCGGCCGCCGGTGACCGGCCCGGCTGGTTCTTCGGCGTCTGGCAGCCCGGGACCGTGACCGACCCGGACACCGGCGAGCGGCTGCCCTTCGCCGACGCGCCGGCCGAACTGCTGCGCAGCGAACCGGCCTGCTGGCAGTTGGAGCCGGACGCCGACTGGCACGGCTTCACCGGCCTGACCGAGGGGTACTGCCTGCTCGATCCCGTCAAGGTCACCCTCACCTGTCCTGGCATCGACGCCACCGGGCAGATGGCCGACTGGGGCATCCCCGCCCGCGTCCTCACCGCCTATCTGGCCACCAGGAACATCGTGGTGGAGAAGACCGACAGCTACACCACGCTCATCCTGTTCTCCATGGGGATCACCAAGGGCAAGTGGGGAACCCTCATGGACGCCTTGATGGACTTCAAGGCGCTCTACGACGAGGACGCGCCGCTGGAGCGCGTGCTACCCGAGCTGGTCGCCGAGTACCACCAGCGCTACACCGGTCGTACCCTGCGCGAACTGTGCCAGGAGATGCATGACCACCTGCGCGAGGCGCACCTGGTCGAGCTGCTCGATACCGCCTTCCAGGACCTGCCCGAGCCCGTCACCCCGCCCCAGACGTGTTATCAGCGCCTGATCCGCGGTGGCACCGAGCGGGTACGGCTGGCCGACGCGGCCGACCGGGTGGCCGCCGCCATGGTCACCGTCACCCCGCCCGGCATCCCCGTCCTGATGCCCGGCGAGAACACCGGCACCCCCGACGGGCCGCTGCTGCGCTACCTGACGGCCCTGGAGTCCTTCGACCGGGGCTTCCCCGGCTTCCGCAGCGAAACCCATGGCGTCACCCTCGACCCGGACACCGGCGACTACCTCATCGAATGCGTACGCCGGATCCCGGCCCAGCAGGCCGGCCGCGCTGCCGACGAGCATCAGGAGACGCGGACACCGAGCCCGTCCGACGCCGGACTGTCCGCAGGCTGA
- a CDS encoding VOC family protein: protein MPSRLNPYISFDGNARQAMEFYKEVFGGTLRMNTYGEFGEKEAGDAADKIMHSMLETDSGFTLMGADIPPGMAYKPGNNLSVSVSGDDAAALRGYWDKLSGDGTVTVPLEKQMWGDVFGMCTDRFGITWLVNISEQPA, encoded by the coding sequence GTGCCTTCTCGCCTCAACCCGTACATCAGCTTCGACGGCAACGCCCGACAAGCGATGGAATTCTACAAGGAGGTCTTCGGCGGCACCCTGAGGATGAACACGTACGGAGAGTTCGGCGAGAAGGAGGCCGGAGACGCCGCCGACAAGATCATGCACAGCATGCTCGAAACGGACAGCGGGTTCACACTCATGGGCGCGGATATCCCCCCGGGGATGGCGTACAAGCCCGGAAACAACCTCTCCGTGAGTGTGAGCGGGGATGACGCCGCCGCACTGCGCGGCTACTGGGACAAGCTCTCCGGCGACGGCACGGTCACGGTCCCGCTGGAGAAGCAGATGTGGGGCGACGTCTTCGGCATGTGTACGGACCGCTTCGGAATCACCTGGCTGGTCAACATCAGCGAGCAGCCGGCCTGA
- a CDS encoding Rv0361 family membrane protein yields MWWYLGAAAVLLAVAGGVTAYLLPGEEESEESRIKKVVADFALAVDRGNTHKMIGLLCLEEARGIADEDDGSGDDERDTHSKPIPIETSDVRIKGDVARVVVTRPAQKPTPVYLRKQKGTWKLCAPAGGSR; encoded by the coding sequence ATGTGGTGGTATCTCGGGGCAGCCGCCGTTTTGCTCGCCGTCGCCGGAGGCGTCACGGCATATCTGCTCCCGGGCGAGGAGGAGAGCGAGGAGTCGAGGATCAAGAAGGTGGTCGCGGACTTCGCCCTCGCGGTCGACCGGGGGAACACGCACAAGATGATCGGCCTGCTCTGCCTGGAGGAGGCCCGCGGCATCGCCGACGAGGACGATGGCTCGGGCGATGACGAGCGCGATACCCATTCGAAGCCGATACCGATCGAGACATCGGATGTCCGGATCAAAGGAGATGTCGCCAGGGTCGTGGTGACCCGGCCGGCCCAGAAGCCGACACCCGTCTACCTGCGGAAGCAAAAGGGCACGTGGAAGTTGTGCGCTCCGGCCGGAGGGTCTCGTTAG
- a CDS encoding M20 family metallopeptidase has protein sequence MHKTVNVNMNIDAMIEDLRTLVEVESPSRDLDALRASATAVAAVIERRLGGQAVLVESEAGPHVHWSAGGDPQVLILGHHDTVFPLGTLARRPFTVADGHATGPGVFDMLGGLVQAVHGLATLDDRSGVEILVTADEEVGSHSSRPLIEERALACGAVLVFEGAAEGGSLKTGRKGCGTFQVSVAGRASHAGLEPAAGVNALIEAAHQVLDIAALGRPDIGTTVTPTVASAGTLDNVVPAEATVIADVRVESADEKERIESAFAALAPHLDEAEIEVQGAVSRPPMPESASAGLLAVAQQLLPGLEGKAVGGGSDGNFTAALGVPTLDGLGAVGGGAHADHEYLVIEAMAERANLVAGLVNAIRNPRTPLD, from the coding sequence ATGCACAAGACCGTCAATGTGAACATGAATATTGACGCGATGATCGAGGACCTCAGGACACTCGTCGAAGTCGAGTCTCCGTCGCGCGATCTCGACGCCTTGAGGGCATCGGCCACAGCTGTCGCCGCCGTCATCGAGAGACGCCTCGGTGGGCAGGCCGTCCTTGTGGAGAGCGAGGCCGGGCCGCACGTCCACTGGTCAGCCGGTGGCGATCCCCAGGTACTGATCCTCGGTCACCATGACACGGTGTTTCCGCTCGGCACCCTTGCACGCCGCCCGTTCACGGTCGCAGACGGGCATGCGACCGGCCCCGGGGTCTTCGACATGCTCGGCGGTTTGGTGCAGGCCGTTCATGGCCTGGCGACGCTCGACGACCGGTCAGGCGTCGAGATCCTGGTGACCGCCGACGAAGAGGTCGGCTCCCACTCCTCTCGACCTCTCATCGAAGAACGAGCCCTTGCATGCGGCGCTGTGCTTGTGTTCGAGGGAGCCGCTGAAGGCGGATCTCTGAAGACCGGCCGTAAAGGCTGCGGCACGTTCCAGGTCTCTGTCGCGGGCCGGGCGTCGCACGCAGGTCTTGAGCCCGCGGCCGGGGTCAATGCCCTGATCGAGGCAGCACACCAGGTACTGGATATCGCAGCGCTTGGTCGCCCCGACATCGGCACGACTGTCACCCCGACCGTCGCGTCCGCAGGAACCCTCGACAATGTCGTTCCCGCAGAGGCGACCGTCATCGCCGACGTCCGGGTCGAGTCGGCCGACGAGAAGGAACGCATCGAGTCCGCGTTCGCGGCGCTGGCTCCGCATCTCGATGAGGCGGAAATCGAGGTTCAGGGGGCTGTCAGCCGGCCCCCGATGCCTGAGTCGGCGTCGGCCGGGCTCCTCGCGGTGGCACAGCAGCTGCTTCCCGGCCTTGAAGGCAAGGCGGTCGGCGGCGGAAGTGACGGCAACTTCACGGCCGCGCTGGGGGTGCCGACACTCGATGGCCTGGGAGCAGTCGGGGGCGGTGCCCACGCCGACCACGAGTACCTGGTGATCGAGGCCATGGCCGAGCGGGCGAACCTCGTTGCTGGTCTGGTGAACGCGATCCGCAATCCCCGGACGCCCCTCGACTGA
- a CDS encoding aminoglycoside phosphotransferase family protein, which produces MSTGQMHPGQRPIDGDLVRRLIDGQFPQWSGLAVEPFPSGGTVNAMYRLGDGMVVRLPLVKGGAKDVSRELEWLPRLAPRLPTGIPEVLGAGEPAEGYPWPWSVYRWLAGKHPEAGALSQPVLLAEDLAEFVAAMRSISLPGAPTAHRGGPLASLDASTRAAIEELRGMPEEGVDCDGVAAVWEDALRAPGWDGPPVWLHADLMPGNLLVDGDRLTSVIDFGCMGVGDPACDLFPAWNLLPPEAREVFRAALGVDDATWNRGRGRTLSQALITLPYYRRTNPAMACTARHVIRAVLAEG; this is translated from the coding sequence ATGAGCACAGGGCAGATGCATCCCGGCCAACGCCCCATCGACGGCGACCTCGTACGACGGCTGATCGACGGACAGTTCCCGCAGTGGTCCGGGCTCGCGGTGGAGCCGTTTCCGTCCGGCGGCACGGTCAACGCCATGTACCGGCTGGGCGACGGCATGGTCGTACGTCTGCCGCTGGTGAAGGGCGGAGCCAAGGACGTATCGAGGGAGCTGGAGTGGCTGCCCCGCCTCGCTCCTCGTCTGCCCACGGGCATCCCCGAGGTGCTCGGGGCCGGGGAGCCCGCCGAGGGGTATCCGTGGCCGTGGTCGGTGTACCGGTGGCTGGCGGGGAAGCACCCCGAGGCGGGGGCGCTGAGCCAGCCGGTGCTGCTGGCCGAGGATCTGGCCGAGTTCGTGGCGGCGATGCGGAGCATCAGCCTGCCGGGCGCGCCGACGGCCCATCGCGGCGGGCCGCTCGCCTCGCTCGATGCCTCGACCCGGGCGGCGATCGAGGAACTGCGCGGGATGCCGGAGGAGGGCGTCGACTGCGATGGCGTGGCCGCCGTATGGGAGGACGCGCTGAGGGCGCCGGGCTGGGACGGGCCGCCGGTGTGGCTGCATGCCGATCTGATGCCGGGCAATCTGCTGGTGGACGGTGACAGGCTGACCTCGGTGATCGACTTCGGGTGCATGGGCGTGGGCGATCCGGCCTGCGATCTGTTCCCGGCGTGGAATCTGCTGCCGCCCGAGGCAAGGGAGGTCTTCCGCGCGGCGCTCGGCGTGGACGACGCGACCTGGAACCGCGGCCGGGGGCGGACGCTCTCACAGGCGCTGATCACGCTGCCGTACTACCGCAGGACGAACCCGGCGATGGCGTGCACCGCCCGGCACGTGATCCGGGCGGTGCTGGCCGAGGGCTGA
- a CDS encoding maleylpyruvate isomerase N-terminal domain-containing protein — MDLFSRSWAALRTAVAELPDEDFARPSGCTGWLVRDLVCHLIIDAQDVLITLVTPAETEPTRDAVTYWDVAATPPTGDDPLDALIVRLAAAYEEPRLLKFHLDDVGSAAGRAAELADPAVRVGTRDEVLTAGDYLSAYVLEWTLHHLDLIAYLPDAAEPPAEGLARSREMLEKIAGAAFSPSFSDKDALLIGTGRRAPVEAEKAELGELAPKLPFVLG; from the coding sequence GTGGACCTCTTCTCACGCTCTTGGGCGGCGTTGCGCACAGCGGTCGCCGAACTCCCGGACGAGGACTTCGCGCGGCCTTCCGGCTGCACCGGCTGGCTCGTGCGGGACCTGGTGTGCCACCTGATCATCGACGCTCAGGACGTCCTGATCACCCTCGTCACCCCCGCCGAAACAGAACCGACCCGGGACGCGGTGACCTACTGGGACGTCGCCGCGACGCCGCCGACCGGCGATGACCCGCTCGACGCGCTGATCGTCCGCTTGGCCGCCGCGTACGAAGAGCCGCGGCTGCTCAAGTTCCACTTGGACGATGTCGGTTCCGCCGCCGGTCGCGCCGCCGAACTCGCGGATCCCGCTGTCCGGGTCGGCACCCGCGACGAGGTGCTCACCGCAGGCGACTACCTCTCCGCGTACGTCCTGGAATGGACGCTGCACCATCTCGACCTGATCGCGTACCTCCCGGACGCGGCCGAACCGCCCGCCGAGGGGCTCGCCCGGTCACGCGAGATGCTGGAGAAGATCGCCGGTGCGGCGTTTTCCCCGTCGTTCTCCGACAAGGACGCGCTGCTGATCGGCACCGGACGGCGTGCCCCGGTCGAAGCGGAGAAGGCCGAACTGGGGGAGCTGGCCCCGAAACTCCCGTTCGTCCTCGGCTGA
- a CDS encoding DUF6114 domain-containing protein yields the protein MSSARLRAGRKRKAGADGWRPGWWNSFHDWRRSRPFWAGVWTLLAGVEILSIPIAPLPIMVHEGIAGVAGSLMGIFMVVLALSMWLAPGYRVFAGIATLVLAVASLVLSNFGGFLIGFLLGITGGAMAVSWVPDERPPARPRIRPNWGRGNGSGRPGGSEGPGGSGGPGGSGSPGDPGGAGGSSGPGGADGPGGADGPGGAGGSAGPGGSGGPDGSGGPGGGGGGAGGRKVGGRQARSCSRTSRMSRMSRMSLRSNRMRALGVLPVGALLTGGLQPAPAHLPRTVPSPADPPHVPRGTARGNAPPHLTVCSLLDGLLAGAGPTARGTGSRISVGAKVGRTPNSQPEHSQHPKSSGITVDGPLGLRASLGPHVPKPRTEEHDEHRLRRGPDSAEPAPAPMHSSGAGLLGSVTGLLGLNSSQDTRDTRDEQDNPPAAQHDQATPRPTRPAGPPQRGRPDHDHAAGPGTSDKQPSRSGIAAGNVIPPSVLRLKIPPLPADGRMDGPLSLLPLRIKLGDPAKRDKHSHWCLPRPSISLSLGVDAAAYRVPTAPQPFKVRTPLMVLTGLTYHGITRVPTVSGPERVLVFTVSRADLASLRQTSPLLAPWCGRNQPPPPRPPYHGLPGLRLPLLDMGIPGIGHVNPFAPGPWYPCQGRWEQDGAPLATSVATGHPVVLLTKVLSGNLLGLLPITFTPSMPPPLPPGLTLPIPIFFTHATAYNQYLHADHLDIPGFHQTASR from the coding sequence GTGAGTAGTGCGCGGCTGCGCGCGGGACGCAAGAGGAAGGCAGGAGCTGACGGGTGGCGGCCGGGATGGTGGAACTCCTTCCACGACTGGCGGCGCAGCCGCCCGTTCTGGGCAGGGGTGTGGACGCTGCTGGCCGGGGTCGAGATCCTCTCCATCCCGATCGCGCCGTTGCCGATCATGGTGCATGAAGGCATCGCCGGCGTGGCGGGGTCGCTCATGGGGATCTTCATGGTGGTCCTCGCGCTCAGCATGTGGCTGGCGCCCGGGTACCGGGTGTTCGCTGGGATCGCGACGCTGGTGCTCGCTGTCGCCTCACTCGTACTCTCCAATTTCGGCGGCTTCCTGATCGGTTTTCTGCTGGGCATCACCGGCGGCGCGATGGCGGTGAGCTGGGTGCCGGATGAGCGGCCTCCGGCCCGGCCACGGATCCGGCCGAACTGGGGTCGCGGGAACGGCTCGGGCCGCCCCGGAGGATCGGAGGGGCCGGGAGGGTCGGGGGGCCCGGGAGGCTCAGGCAGTCCGGGGGATCCGGGTGGCGCTGGTGGTTCGAGCGGTCCCGGCGGGGCCGATGGTCCCGGCGGGGCCGATGGTCCCGGCGGGGCCGGTGGCTCTGCTGGCCCCGGCGGTTCCGGTGGGCCGGACGGTTCCGGTGGGCCGGGCGGCGGGGGAGGCGGCGCCGGAGGTCGTAAAGTCGGCGGCCGACAAGCCCGCAGCTGCTCGCGCACGAGCCGTATGAGCCGTATGAGCCGTATGAGCTTGCGCTCCAACCGTATGCGGGCGCTCGGTGTCCTTCCGGTCGGGGCTCTGCTGACCGGCGGGCTGCAACCAGCCCCGGCACACCTCCCCCGGACGGTGCCGAGCCCCGCCGATCCACCCCACGTGCCCAGGGGCACGGCACGCGGCAACGCTCCCCCGCACCTGACCGTCTGCTCTCTGCTCGACGGACTGCTGGCCGGGGCAGGACCCACCGCGCGCGGCACCGGAAGCCGCATCTCGGTGGGCGCCAAGGTGGGCCGCACACCAAACTCCCAGCCTGAGCACAGTCAGCACCCCAAGAGCTCAGGCATCACAGTGGACGGCCCGCTGGGCCTGCGTGCGTCCCTCGGCCCTCATGTGCCGAAACCGCGTACCGAGGAACACGACGAACACCGGCTGAGACGCGGACCCGACTCCGCCGAGCCCGCGCCCGCTCCCATGCACTCATCCGGAGCGGGCCTTCTCGGCTCGGTCACCGGCCTGCTCGGCCTGAACAGCTCACAGGACACACGCGATACACGCGATGAACAGGACAACCCCCCGGCTGCCCAGCACGACCAGGCGACGCCGCGCCCGACCCGACCTGCCGGCCCGCCGCAGCGCGGTCGGCCCGACCACGACCACGCCGCCGGGCCGGGCACGTCAGACAAGCAGCCGAGCCGGTCCGGCATCGCCGCCGGCAACGTCATCCCGCCGTCCGTCCTGCGGCTGAAGATCCCGCCACTGCCTGCCGACGGGCGGATGGACGGGCCGTTGTCGCTGCTGCCGCTGCGCATCAAACTGGGCGACCCCGCCAAGCGGGACAAGCATTCCCACTGGTGCCTTCCGCGGCCCTCGATCTCTCTCAGCCTCGGTGTGGACGCCGCCGCGTACCGCGTACCCACCGCCCCCCAGCCGTTCAAGGTCCGCACCCCACTGATGGTGCTCACCGGCCTGACCTATCACGGCATCACCAGGGTGCCGACAGTGTCCGGCCCCGAGCGGGTCCTGGTCTTCACCGTGTCCCGGGCCGACCTTGCGAGCCTGCGCCAGACCTCGCCTCTCCTCGCCCCCTGGTGCGGCCGCAACCAGCCCCCGCCGCCCCGTCCGCCCTACCACGGCCTGCCCGGCCTCCGGTTGCCCCTGCTCGACATGGGCATTCCCGGTATCGGCCACGTGAACCCGTTCGCCCCCGGTCCCTGGTATCCCTGCCAGGGCAGGTGGGAGCAGGACGGCGCCCCCCTCGCCACGTCGGTTGCCACCGGTCATCCCGTGGTCCTGCTGACCAAGGTCCTCAGCGGCAATCTCCTCGGCCTGCTCCCCATCACTTTCACCCCGAGCATGCCGCCCCCACTTCCGCCGGGGCTCACCCTCCCCATCCCGATCTTCTTCACACATGCCACCGCGTACAACCAGTACCTTCACGCTGACCATTTGGACATTCCCGGTTTCCACCAGACGGCGTCCCGCTGA
- a CDS encoding DUF6230 family protein, with the protein MTSNADSASQTTERARPAGRTRWRRMAVVMVPTLLASAALCTAVARGALAASFGVSANSFTVSGKSFEIGASKLDGRGFVQFGVLDRGAHATYPEALSGIRSADLYNLCQSVVQDVPVLGPVTMRLTSGSSKVPAHADRLVADSHDLRGDAVFRNINIGQDAATVKGVPGVRGAPGGFGQQGDSVTIDGLRQRTRSVSAATFRLPGLHLSVKLGSHPCF; encoded by the coding sequence ATGACGAGCAACGCCGACAGTGCCAGCCAGACCACCGAGCGCGCACGTCCCGCGGGCCGCACCCGATGGAGGCGCATGGCCGTGGTGATGGTGCCGACTCTGCTGGCCTCCGCAGCACTGTGCACAGCGGTGGCGCGTGGCGCCCTCGCCGCGTCTTTCGGAGTGTCGGCCAACTCGTTCACGGTTTCCGGCAAGAGCTTCGAGATCGGGGCCAGCAAGCTCGACGGGCGCGGATTCGTCCAGTTCGGTGTGCTGGACCGCGGCGCTCATGCCACGTACCCGGAAGCGCTTTCCGGCATCCGGTCCGCGGACCTTTACAACCTGTGCCAGTCCGTCGTGCAGGACGTGCCCGTCCTCGGGCCCGTCACCATGCGGCTGACCTCGGGCAGCAGCAAGGTTCCCGCGCACGCGGACCGGCTCGTCGCGGACAGTCACGACCTGCGAGGCGACGCGGTGTTCCGCAACATCAACATCGGCCAGGACGCCGCGACCGTGAAGGGTGTGCCCGGCGTACGCGGCGCGCCCGGCGGCTTCGGCCAGCAGGGCGACAGCGTGACCATCGATGGGCTGCGGCAGCGTACGCGTTCGGTGAGTGCGGCGACGTTCCGGCTGCCGGGACTCCACCTGAGCGTGAAGCTCGGCTCCCACCCCTGTTTCTGA
- a CDS encoding DUF6230 family protein — protein MTFPDAGARPAGHTRWKRLGLVLMPTLLISAVLVVAIGMGILPVSLAVSAQSLVLSGQNLKISADRLQGTGFTQYVGVDRAKNKTYPEALSGIESADLYNLCQSVVVPVPGIGKATLRIGAGGGSKPAHADHLVVHTDDLAGNAVFRNITIGQDASTFKDGTGAPAETFGQQADTVRIENLRQTARAVSAGTFQLTNLHLSVKAGDKPCY, from the coding sequence ATGACGTTCCCTGATGCCGGTGCCCGCCCCGCGGGGCACACCCGATGGAAGCGGCTCGGCTTGGTACTCATGCCGACGCTGCTGATATCCGCGGTACTCGTGGTGGCGATCGGCATGGGCATCCTCCCTGTCTCGCTCGCGGTCTCCGCGCAGTCCCTGGTGCTTTCGGGACAGAACCTCAAGATCTCCGCCGATCGGCTGCAAGGCACCGGGTTCACCCAGTACGTCGGGGTGGACCGGGCGAAGAACAAGACGTACCCGGAAGCCCTCTCCGGCATCGAGTCGGCCGACCTTTACAACCTGTGCCAGTCGGTGGTCGTCCCCGTCCCCGGCATCGGCAAGGCCACGCTGCGGATCGGCGCGGGCGGGGGCAGCAAGCCGGCGCACGCGGACCATCTCGTCGTCCATACCGACGACCTCGCCGGCAACGCGGTGTTCCGCAATATCACCATCGGGCAGGATGCCTCGACCTTCAAAGATGGCACCGGCGCCCCGGCGGAAACCTTCGGACAGCAGGCCGACACCGTACGCATCGAAAACCTGCGGCAGACGGCCCGAGCGGTGAGTGCGGGGACCTTCCAACTCACAAACCTGCACCTGAGCGTGAAGGCCGGAGACAAGCCCTGCTACTGA
- a CDS encoding anti-sigma factor antagonist (This anti-anti-sigma factor, or anti-sigma factor antagonist, belongs to a family that includes characterized members SpoIIAA, RsbV, RsfA, and RsfB.), producing the protein MDMNMGVARMVGTGPYRILTGFLVPVAIVVGHGSRPVPKGDAGRRLLFRAVRPALMRWCPSRRDGRTVRVPPAPRRNTAGHRGSVYDMIQVDLQATGPGSCRVTMAGDLDLCTAPAVRATLRDAVSSHQRVDVDCGQLCFCDCCGLGALLAAARAAEAAGAELRLCAVPHTLARVLRLSHTRSAFTIEQPSIR; encoded by the coding sequence ATGGACATGAACATGGGCGTGGCGCGAATGGTCGGCACGGGACCGTACCGGATTCTCACCGGCTTCCTGGTTCCCGTCGCGATCGTCGTCGGTCACGGCAGCCGACCAGTGCCCAAGGGGGACGCCGGTCGCCGGCTTCTCTTTCGGGCGGTCCGGCCCGCGCTGATGCGCTGGTGTCCTTCTCGGCGGGACGGGCGTACGGTGAGGGTACCGCCCGCTCCGCGACGCAACACCGCAGGCCACAGGGGGTCGGTGTACGACATGATCCAGGTCGATCTGCAGGCCACAGGACCCGGCAGCTGCCGGGTGACCATGGCGGGTGACCTTGATCTGTGCACCGCCCCCGCCGTCCGTGCCACCCTCCGCGACGCGGTGAGCTCTCACCAGCGGGTGGATGTGGACTGCGGGCAGCTCTGCTTCTGCGACTGCTGCGGCCTCGGCGCGCTGCTCGCCGCCGCCCGCGCAGCGGAGGCAGCCGGGGCAGAGCTGAGGCTGTGCGCGGTCCCGCACACCTTGGCCCGGGTGCTGCGGCTCTCCCACACCCGGAGCGCCTTCACGATCGAGCAGCCGAGCATACGGTGA